A region from the Branchiostoma lanceolatum isolate klBraLanc5 chromosome 2, klBraLanc5.hap2, whole genome shotgun sequence genome encodes:
- the LOC136428999 gene encoding NLR family CARD domain-containing protein 4-like yields the protein MALSNIEPRGTDPAYTPDSVETIEDLIKNNYTLLSGRLQVEKLIPNFIERRLLDFPDKQVIMSKTTAPGKAEALLELLTQKGTCKLEEFVEILEAADHQHVAGQLERTSTRNDTTEGLVNAAADDVIACLKDLYATEHAHVRPLPWCEDLNLHLGEVYTNLRLQRRDDRGHFQDTDTIVSLADIYTLGDNSQVEVDVRKIRVEGDPGIGKSCSCQKLAYDWSCGKLDRFKLFFLLEMRHLAGKVKDAIFEQLLPKDTTLTPDQLWSYIRENQKDVLFILDGLDELSQTARKSTDVVDLIQGKILRNCHVLVTSRPYHCVKDLGKCHQFYKIIGYSKENSEEFIHKYFCKSLDSASKLVEQLQSSSNMSEIAVNPLNNVLICVVWEDNNKQLPSSKDELYRDIVYSVAKRFRTKKDPSMEGDKLPPDIEEALRGLEKLAWEGLEQEQKQLQFNIDEITNEYGTTADNMLNMGLLTRDYSFSRIKRTYYCAFLHKTFQEYMAARYISGLVMVTKCVRRLFGMADATVVNRELVVSCYYVYGQITWLWLLPILGENSRLLFERFAEELSKAQTDEGTVVIFLCVHM from the exons ATGGCCCTGAGTAACATTGAACCAAGGGGCACGGATCCGGCCTACACACCAG ACTCAGTAGAAACCATAGAAGACTTGATAAAAAACAACTACACCCTTCTGAGTGGGCGACTACAAGTTGAGAAACTGATTCCCAACTTCATCGAGAGGCGATTACTGGATTTCCCCGACAAGCAGGTCATCATGAGTaaaacaaccgcgccaggcaagGCCGAGGCTCTACTGGAGCTCCTGACTCAGAAGGGCACGTGTAAACTGGAGGAGTTTGTGGAGATTTTGGAGGCAGCGGACCACCAGCATGTTGCAGGTCAGCTAGAAAGGACGAGCACACGAAATGACACAACTGAAG GATTGGTTAATGCAGctgctgatgacgtcatcgcctGTCTGAAGGACCTGTACGCTACAGAGCATGCGCATGTGCGGCCTCTTCCGTGGTGCGAAGATCTCAACTTGCATCTTGGAGAAGTCTACACCAACCTGCGGCTCCAGCGAAGGGACGATAGGGGGCACTTTCAGGACACAGACACTATCGTAAGCCTAGCAGATATTTACACGTTAGGTGATAATAGTCAAGTTGAGGTAGATGTCAGAAAGATACGAGTAGAGGGGGACCCCGGTATTGGGAAGTCGTGCTCTTGTCAGAAGCTTGCTTATGATTGGTCCTGTGGGAAACTTGACAGGTTTAAGTTATTTTTCCTTCTGGAAATGCGACACTTAGCGGGGAAAGTCAAAGATGCTATTTTTGAGCAGCTCCTACCAAAGGATACAACACTGACCCCGGACCAGCTCTGGTCCTACATCCGAGAGAACCAGAAAGATGTTCTCTTCATCCTAGACGGTTTAGATGAGCTCAGTCAGACAGCTAGGAAGAGCACAGATGTGGTGGACTTGATTCAGGGTAAAATCCTCCGCAACTGTCATGTCCTGGTGACCTCCAGGCCGTACCACTGTGTCAAAGacctggggaaatgtcaccagTTCTACAAAATCATAGGCTACAGTAAAGAAAATTCAGAGGAGTTCATACACAAATACTTTTGCAAGTCCCTAGACTCTGCTTCAAAACTAGTTGAACAGCTTCAAAGCAGCAGTAATATGTCAGAAATAGCAGTTAATCCCCTCAACAACGTGCTCATTTGTGTTGTGTGGGAAGATAACAACAAACAACTACCCTCTAGCAAAGATGAACTATATCGAGATATTGTTTATTCTGTTGCTAAGCGATTCCGTACGAAGAAAGACCCTTCAATGGAAGGTGACAAACTTCCTCCTGACATAGAAGAAGCCTTGCGAGGCCTGGAAAAACTGGCCTGGGAGGGACTAGAGCAGGAGCAGAAGCAGCTCCAGTTTAACATAGATGAGATCACAAATGAATACGGCACAACTGCCGATAACATGTTAAACATGGGCCTCCTGACTAGAGATTACTCTTTCTCCAGAATCAAACGCACCTACTACTGTGCCTTTCTGCACAAAACGTTTCAGGAATACATGGCCGCCCGCTATATCAGTGGCCTGGTCATGGTCACGAAATGTGTTCGTCGCTTGTTTGGTATGGCGGATGCTACTGTGGTTAACAGGGAACTGGTTGTATCCTGCTATTACGTCTACGGCCAGATTACTTGGTTATGGTTACTTCCGATCCTGGGCGAGAATTCACGCCTGTTATTTGAAAGGTTTGCAGAGGAGCTAAGCAAAGCTCAAACTGATGAGGGAACTGTTGTCATTTTTCTGTGTGTCCATATGTAA
- the LOC136427070 gene encoding uncharacterized protein, whose product MAVSKPSSSDPVYTPGTARGAKLAALLVDEGTSLVRKILEHEVKNMNPPSLREQLKKHTRHLCGLRYLNPGQRKTLYPPDGGVPDTAQGFDISLLELLLKELVRLELGRGAPYSGERDRLRRFRNDNYGHIPSTDLSEEDFDMCWRELTKILVALGGDRDKISERLSWSIDPEQEVKCFTLLERLYKEDMEVKDLVSAQGVTLRQGQGRLESLLEEVRDNQRADMTSKVQVCADSSHIAEQMHQGPPDVPGDVIAYLKDLYATEFAHVRPLPWCEDLKLHLGEVYTSMRLQWRDDRGRFQDTDTIVSFADIYTSTSGKGSQVEATCRKIRVEGDPGMGKSCSCQKLAYDWSCGKLNVFKVVFLLEMRHLAGKVRDEIFEQLLPKDTKTTPDQLWSYIQQNQDDVLFILDGLDELSQTAREVTDVVDLIQGKILKNCHVLVTSRPYHCVKDLEKCHQFYKIVGYSRENSENFIRKYFCKSPESASKLVEKLHGNGSLLEIVVNPLNNVLVCVVWEDSSKELLSSKAELYQDIVYSVAKRFCTKRALPMEDDKLPPDIEEALRGLEKLAWEGLEQEQLQFNIDEITKKYGAKADNMLNLGLLTRDYSFSRIKRICYCAFLHKTFQEYMAARYISGLVMDESSREEGMECVCRLFGMSDATVVNRELILYCNRKYSEVQNWLILIQSENSHPLFERFAEELNKAQTEENRKLLSFLCIMWLGTSCAGDTMAEIVAPCLSDHVTNNPVDFGEPYSLLDYGEMSGVKVSADPSFRQMLESEDQLRFHQDDHVNWCVGLAHVLTFQRKPSVSQGGSFIQHLKINCDCIDGAQQEKLGVLENALSDYGAMRSVTLLETDTGYETEFSTLTRTFIPLCGTESVTIFIKHSFMHHLSLLSRLEQLSAVSMIEHVEIFADCVVCDPNKHDVNFSEYDRQLGRLTSESHSRLRSLKLNIGSWRHKDPSTRGFGNLTATLQSISKHTRLEYVELVLPGNDDSLFTEDWTFVFELEIHERNMSIKDVKHKMFNVEPMVHKLTECIKKNKVLKTLMLRWVISESLDKTSKIYRGNCSKQSLYSLCSAIRGNRTLETLVVEGLLFQSKSKEKMISELIRNRPSNYKELSITVGRLLISVAKPLTL is encoded by the exons ATGGCCGTGAGTAAGCCCAGCAGCTCTGACCCGGTCTACACCCCCGGCACGGCTCGGGGCGCTAAACTGGCGGCTCTGCTGGTGGACGAGGGGACGTCGCTAGTCAGGAAAATATTGGAGCATGAAGTCAAGAACATGAACCCTCCGAGTCTCCGTGAGCAGCTAAAGAAGCACACGAGACATCTTTGTGGACTGCGATATTTGAACCCTGGTCAAAGGAAAACACTGTATCCACCCGACGGTGGTGTTCCAGATACTGCGCAGGGGTTCGACATATCACTCTTAGAACTCCTCTTGAAGGAACTCGTGCGGTTAGAACTCGGTAGAGGTGCACCGTACTCAGGCGAACGGGACAGACTACGGCGGTTCAGAAACGACAATTACGGGCACATTCCAAGCACAGACTTGTCTGAAGAAGACTTTGACATGTGTTGGAGGGAACTGACTAAAATTCTGGTTGCCCTCGGCGGGGACAGAGACAAGATTTCAGAAAGACTCAGCTGGAGCATTGAcccggaacaggaagtaaagtGCTTCACCCTGCTAGAGCGACTGTACAAGGAAGACATGGAGGTCAAAGATTTGGTGTCGGCACAAGGAGTGACTCTGAGACAAGGGCAAGGCCGGTTGGAAAGTTTGTTAGAGGAAGTCCGCGATAACCAGAGGGCAGACATGACCTCCAAAGTACAAGTTTGTGCAGACTCAAGTCACATCGCAGAACAGATGCATCAAG GACCGCCTGACGtgcctggtgacgtcatcgcctATCTGAAGGACCTGTACGCTACAGAGTTTGCGCATGTGCGGCCTCTACCGTGGTGCGAAGACCTCAAACTCCATCTTGGAGAAGTCTACACCAGCATGCGGTTACAGTGGAGGGACGATAGAGGGCGCTTTCAGGACACAGACACTATCGTAAGCTTTGCAGATATTTACACATCAACGTCAGGTAAAGGAAGTCAAGTTGAGGCCACTTGCAGAAAGATACGAGTAGAGGGGGATCCCGGTATGGGGAAGTCATGCTCTTGTCAGAAACTTGCTTATGATTGGTCCTGTGGGAAACTGAATGTGTTTAAGGTTGTTTTCCTTCTGGAAATGCGTCATTTAGCTGGGAAAGTCAGAGATGAAATATTTGAGCAACTCTTACCAAAGGATACCAAAACGACCCCGGACCAGCTCTGGTCCTACATccaacagaaccaggatgaTGTTCTCTTCATCCTAGACGGTCTAGATGAGCTCAGTCAGACAGCTAGGGAAGTCACAGATGTGGTGGACTTGATTCAGGGTAAAATCCTCAAGAACTGTCATGTCCTGGTGACCTCCAGGCCGTACCACTGTGTCAAAGACCTGGAGAAATGTCACCAGTTCTACAAAATAGTAGGCTACAGTAGGGAGAATTCAGAAAACTTCATCCGCAAATACTTTTGCAAGTCCCCAGAGTCAGCCTCAAAACTAGTTGAAAAGCTTCACGGTAATGGTAGTTTGTTAGAAATAGTAGTTAATCCCCTCAACAACGTacttgtttgtgttgtgtggGAGGATAGCAGCAAGGAACTGCTCTCTAGCAAAGCTGAATTGTATCAAGATATTGTTTACTCAGTTGCAAAGCGATTCTGTACAAAGAGAGCCCTTCCAATGGAAGATGACAAACTTCCTCCTGACATAGAAGAAGCCTTGCGAGGCCTGGAAAAACTGGCCTGGGAGGGACTAGAGCAGGAGCAGCTTCAGTTTAACATAGATGAGATCACAAAGAAGTATGGCGCGAAAGCCGATAACATGTTGAACTTGGGCCTCTTGACTAGAGATTACTCTTTCTCCAGAATCAAGCGCATCTGCTACTGCGCCTTTCTGCACAAAACGTTTCAGGAATACATGGCCGCCCGCTATATCAGTGGCCTGGTCATGGATGAAAGTAGCAGAGAAGAGGGGATGGAATGTGTGTGTCGCTTGTTTGGTATGTCAGATGCTACTGTGGTTAACAGGGAACTGATTTTATATTGCAATCGTAAGTACAGCGAGGTTCAAAACTGGTTGATATTGATTCAGAGTGAGAATTCCCACCCACTATTTGAAAGGTTTGCAGAGGAATTAAACAAAGCTCAAACGGAAGAGAACAGGAaacttttgtcatttttatgtATCATGTGGCTTGGGACAAGTTGTGCGGGTGATACAATGGCTGAAATCGTGGCACCCTGTTTGTCTGACCACGTAACCAACAACCCGGTTGATTTTGGTGAACCATACTCTTTGCTTGATTATGGTGAAATGTCAGGGGTTAAAGTCTCAGCCGATCCTTCTTTTCGGCAAATGCTAGAAAGTGAAGACCAGTTAAGGTTTCATCAAGATGACCATGTCAATTGGTGTGTTGGTTTGGCACACGTACTGACTTTTCAAAGGAAACCGTCTGTGAGCCAAGGTGGAAGTTTTATACAGCATCTCAAAATTAACTGCGATTGTATAGATGGTGCACAACAGGAAAAGCTGGGCGTGTTGGAGAACGCATTATCAGATTATGGCGCAATGCGTTCTGTGACATTATTAGAGACTGATACTGGTTATGAAACTGAGTTCTCTACATTAACGCGAACATTCATACCTCTGTGTGGAACAGAGAGTGTGACCATATTTATCAAACATTCTTTCATGCATCATCTGTCATTGTTAAGTAGGTTGGAACAATTGTCGGCAGTATCGATGATAGAACATGTTGAGATTTTTGCAGACTGCGTCGTTTGTGATCCTAACAAGCATGACGTAAACTTTTCAGAGTATGACAGGCAGCTGGGCCGTTTGACCAGTGAGAGTCACAGCCGTCTTAGGTCCCTAAAGTTAAATATAGGTTCCTGGAGGCATAAGGACCCTAGTACCAGGGGATTCGGTAACCTAACAGCAACGCTTCAAAGCATCTCTAAACATACAAGACTCGAGTACGTTGAGCTTGTGCTTCCAGGGAACGATGATTCATTGTTCACCGAAGATTGGACTTTTGTTTTTGAGCTGGAGATACACGAACGAAATATGAGCATAAAAGATGTAAAACATAAGATGTTTAATGTGGAGCCGATGGTGCACAAACTCACAGAATGtataaagaaaaacaaggtgCTGAAGACACTAATGCTTAGGTGGGTAATCAGCGAAAGTCTAGACAAAACAAGTAAGATATACCGTGGAAATTGCAGCAAACAGTCGCTCTACAGTCTGTGCTCAGCGATCCGAGGAAACCGAACTCTGGAGACGCTGGTAGTTGAGGGGTTGCTTTTTCAATCAAAGAGCAAGGAAAAGATGATTTCGGAGCTGATACGTAATAGGCCTAGCAACTACAAGGAACTCAGTATAACGGTTGGACGTCTACTTATAAGTGTGGCAAAACCCCTGACATTGTAA
- the LOC136429000 gene encoding chromodomain-helicase-DNA-binding protein 1-like, translating into MEQFGSLSYRAGVERVGGRTQPHIPAESPSLTTIEALPEPEFDGNFLPPDISTTFQDPDTGSSKVSQPQDTPSYGLENGGNSREQQSSAESGDSSSDESNSGSEDSNDEDQSKSGSSSSSQSGSSSDSGSQSESESKSGSGSGSSSPSESGNESTKGEDGEEEEEEDGDESNDQTTDNKDQAGKMPKKERLADLKQMWEEYPDIYGVRRSSRARKEPSRYNVGTEESDEENEDDDDNEGDRRKRRKSISAKSRRKRKSSENWDEDNSDSDDDDDDDDNDSGSSDDYTVKRRAKPAARPAARPQARVRGKAPIKGKTAANNQGRKRAGSLSEREQKRISRRKAAANVSYKEESPDATDSDDLMEIAAKEEENDDAEAIERVLNHRIGKKGSTGAITTMYAADAAVANTPPDPEKDETETQYLIKWKDWSHLHNTWESEATLAEQKVKGMKKLENYMKKKNDLQQWKDQASPEDLEYLECQSEMNEDLLSAYQQVERIIGMAYPAAPPLEHGLESHRSKTSGGRVSRNENAPAQQPAKNSASGFPDYLVKWQGLPYSECSWEDGELISMYFPDAVDSYNVRNKSQKIPGKMTAKVLKQRPRFVALKKQPLYLGGADKLELRDYQLDGLNWLAHSWCKTNSVILADEMGLGKTIQTISFLSYLFNTHALYGPFLLVVPLSTMAAWQREFQNWAPDMNVIIYLGDVMSRNKIREYEWCHPGNKKLKFNCLLTTYEILLKDKSFLGGVEWACLVVDEAHRLKNDDSLLYKSLKGFDSNHRLLITGTPLQNSLKELWALLFFIMPERFLKWEEFEEEHQNADNNGYAGLHKELEPFLLRRVKKDVEKSLPAKVEQILRVEMSAIQKQFYRWILTKNYRALTKGLKGNTSSFLNIMMELKKCCNHSFLVRTPEDPPPGQSLVTQLLRSSGKLLLLDKLLVRLRDTGHRVLIFSQMVRMLDILAEYLTMRHFPFQRLDGSIKGEVRRQALDHFNAEGSQDFCFLLSTRAGGLGINLATADTVIIFDSDWNPQNDIQAQSRAHRIGQRKQVNIYRLVTKGSVEEDIIERAKKKMVLDHLVIQRMDTSGRTVLSKSSAPSSTSTPFNKEELSAILKFGAEDLFKENEGEEEEMPEMDIDDILRRAETAEMVDDAGAGHELLSQFKVANFSTMEEELPEADGKTWDDIIPAAERQKVEDEEKQKELMEMHLPPRQRKFVTKLQYGSESEGSTRRSRKRKRASSSSESDSDSDADTKPRKRGRPRTVPRDTIKGFSDPEVRRFVKSYKKFGMPLTRLEAIAGDAELQEKSYADLKRLGDLLHDGCVKAIEDYERQMKENPEFDGKFNIRKKRGPTLKLSTVTVNAPSILRHEEEMLPLAKAIPEDPEERKKFRLPCRAKLAHWDVDWAVEEDSALLVGIYEYGMGSWDTVQMDPELNLSDKILLDEDKKPQAKHLQSRAEYLIRLLNKDQVKKEAFAEGKVVKKERRPRMPKKPKDPTSVKRPKAKVKFVERKENEAPMDEPNMDSEEHQEPLEEGEVEDSNDKTDIKVPVVKNKVKRPKKPKTPKIVKESSDKTPAKPKEKNKKDLLNADLDPDASQSVIEDMDDLDKETFNMCKERMRPVKKALKQLDKPEEGLTEEEQLNHTRQCLLKIGDRIMECLKEWTEAEEVKKWRNNLWIFVSKFTEFDARKLFKLYKHAVKKREEEKEQTKEKTKSAASSNTAVKKEASDSHAHAGKRPQGSSERTSGWGSDSASRDSFTSNGPWPGTSTSSSYGHTAARSGTAGGADRWAHDRYQPGRDPFRERHRGEVSSAYNRPGSRDYDSHRTRDSRYNAEHRWDRDRERDRDRERDHRDRDRGDRDYRSRDHRERDSSRDSSSRHHRTGSKEDGGSGGSHRSARPDSSGEREQRLHHSQSDHKRRKKDESWSSEGKKKRKDDHSGGGVHRSNAQEHRTSRDDPKDHRALIEHRSPLEHRSPLEHRSPLDHGDRSNERTDSRH; encoded by the exons ctCAGATGAAAGTAACTCTGGGTCAGAGGACAGCAACGATGAGGACCAATCAAAATCCGGCTCCAGTTCCAGCAGCCAATCAGGGAGCAGCTCCGACTCCGGCAGCCAATCAGAATCCGAGTCCAAGTCAGGGTCCGGATCAGGCTCCAGTTCTCCCAGCGAGTCTGGGAACGAGAGTACCAAAGGGGAGgatggggaggaggaggaggaggaggatggagATGAATCCAATGATCAAACCACTGATAATAAGGACCAAGCTGGCAAGATGCCCAAGAAGGAAAGACTTGCTGATCTAAAGCAG ATGTGGGAGGAGTATCCAGACATCTACGGCGTGAGAAGGTCGAGCCGAGCCAGGAAAGAACCCAGCAGATATAATGTAGGCACGGAG GAATCTGATGAAGAAAACGAGGATGACGATGACAATGAAGGAGATCGccgtaaaagaagaaaaagcatATCAGCAAAATCCAGAAGAAAACGAAAATC GAGTGAAAACTGGGACGAGGATAACAGTGACagtgatgacgacgatgatgatgatgacaatgactcGGGCAGCAGCGATGACTACACAGTGAAGCGGCGAGCAAAACCTGCAGCCAGACCAGCTGCCAGGCCGCAGGCCAGGGTCAGAG GGAAAGCCCCCATCAAGGGTAAGACTGCAGCCAACAATCAGGGGAGGAAGCGCGCCGGCAGTCTGAGCGAGCGGGAACAGAAGAGAATATCCAGGAGGAAGGCTGCTGCAAACGTCAG CTACAAAGAGGAGAGTCCCGATGCCACCGACTCGGATGATCTGATGGAGATCGCAGCTAAGGAGGAGGAGAATGACGACGCTGAGGCAATCGAGAGGGTTCTGAACCACAGGATCGGCAAGAAAGGGA GCACTGGTGCAATAACGACGATGTACGCGGCTGACGCGGCCGTGGCGAACACGCCGCCCGACCCCGAGAAGGACGAGACGGAGACCCAGTACCTCATCAAGTGGAAGGACTGGTCCCACCTGCACAACACCTGGGAGAGTGAGGCCACGCTGGCTGAGCAGAAGGTCAAGGGCATGAAGAAGCTGGAGAACtacatgaagaagaagaacgacCTTCAGCAGTG GAAAGACCAGGCGTCCCCAGAAGACCTGGAGTACCTAGAGTGCCAGTCGGAGATGAATGAAGACCTGCTGAGCGCCTACCAGCAGGTGGAGAGAATCATAGGTATGGCGTATCCCGCCGCGCCCCCGCTCGAGCATGGCCTGGAAT CCCACAGGAGCAAGACCTCAGGTGGGAGAGTATCCCGTAACGAGAATGCTCCTG CTCAGCAGCCAGCGAAGAACTCAGCGTCGGGGTTTCCCGACTACCTGGTGAAGTGGCAGGGACTCCCGTACTCCGAGTGTTCCTGGGAGGATGGAGAACTCATCTCCATGTACTTTCCTGACGCCGTCGACAGCTACAACGTCAGGAACAAGTCCCAGAAAATACCCGGCAAAATGACAGCAAAG GTTCTGAAGCAGAGACCGAGATTTGTCGCGCTGAAGAAGCAGCCGCTGTACCTGGGCGGAGCAGACAAGCTGGAGCTGAGGGACTACCAGCTGGATGGGCTCAACTGGCTCGCTCACTCCTGGTGCAA GACCAACAGTGTTATCCTAGCGGACGAGATGGGCCTGGGGAAAACCATCCAGACCATCTCCTTCCTGTCCTACCTGTTCAACACGCACGCGCTGTACGGCCCCTTCCTGCTGGTCGTGCCGCTGTCCACCATGGCCGCCTGGCAGCGCGAGTTCCAGAACTGGGCGCCCGACATGAACGTCATCATCTACCTGGGGGACGTCATGAGCAGGAACAAG ATCAGAGAGTATGAGTGGTGCCATCCTGGGAACAAGAAGCTGAAATTCAACTGTCTGCTGACAACTTATGAGATCCTGCTAAAGGATAAG tcgTTCCTCGGCGGAGTAGAGTGGGCATGCCTTGTGGTTGACGAGGCCCACAGACTGAAGAACGACGACTCCCTGCTGTACAAAAGTCTGAAGGGCTTCGACTCCAACCACCGACTCCTCATCACGGGAACGCCCCTGCAGAACTCTCTGAAGGAGCTCTGGGCTCTGCTGTTCTTCATCATgccggaaag GTTCCTGAAGTGGGAGGAGTTTGAGGAGGAGCACCAGAACGCGGATAATAACGGGTACGCGGGGCTGCACAAGGAGCTGGAGCCCTTCCTCCTCAGGAGGGTCAAGAAGGACGTGGAGAAGTCGCTCCCCGCCAAGGTCGAGCAGATCCTCAGGGTCGAGATGTCGGCCATACAGAAACAGTTCTACAG GTGGATCCTGACGAAGAACTACCGGGCGCTGACCAAAGGGCTAAAGGGCAACACCAGCAGCTTCCTCAACATCATGATGGAGCTCAAGAAGTGCTGCAACCACTCCTTTCTGGTCAGGACACCCGAGGACCCCCCGCCCGGACAGAGCCTCGTCACG CAACTGCTGCGGAGTAGTGGGAAGCTGTTGCTGCTGGACAAGCTGCTGGTTCGGCTGAGGGACACGGGTCATCGCGTCCTCATCTTCTCCCAGATGGTGCGCATGCTGGACATCCTGGCAGAGTACCTCACCATGAGACACTTCCCTTTCCAG AGACTAGATGGTTCCATCAAGGGTGAGGTGAGGAGACAAGCGCTGGACCACTTCAACGCTGAAGGATCTCAG GACTTCTGCTTCCTGCTGTCGACCCGAGCGGGCGGGCTGGGGATCAACCTGGCAACGGCCGACACCGTCATCATCTTCGACTCGGACTGGAACCCACAGAACGACATCCAGGCACAGTCCAGGGCACACAGGATAGGGCAGAGGAAACAG GTGAACATCTACCGCCTGGTGACCAAAGGCAGTGTGGAGGAGGACATCATCGAGCGGGCGAAGAAGAAGATGGTTCTGGACCACCTGGTGATCCAGCGGATGGACACGTCGGGCAGGACCGTCCTCTCCAAGTCGTCAGCTCCCTCCAG CACCTCGACTCCCTTCAACAAGGAAGAGCTGTCTGCTATCCTGAAGTTCGGTGCTGAGGACCTCTTCAAGGAAAATGAAGGGGAGGAGGAAGAAATGCCT GAGATGGACATCGATGACATCCTGCGTCGGGCGGAGACAGCTGAGATGGTCGACGACGCGGGGGCGGGGCATGAGTTGCTGTCTCAGTTCAAG GTGGCGAACTTCTCCACGATGGAGGAGGAGCTCCCGGAGGCGGACGGGAAGACGTGGGACGACATCATCCCCGCGGCGGAGCGACAGAAGGTGGAGGACGAGGAGAAGCAAAAGGAGCTCATGGAGATGCACCTCCCGCCCAGGCAGAGGAAGTTTGTCACAAAG CTCCAGTACGGGAGTGAGTCTGAGGGCTCCACCCGACGTAGCAGGAAGAGAAAGCGAGCCTCCTCCAGCAGTGAGAGCGACTCTGACTCCGACGCCGACACAAAACCTCGCAAACGTGGCCGACCCAGGACGGTACCCAGGGACACCATCAAGGGCTTCTCGGATCCAGAAGTCAGGAG GTTTGTGAAGAGCTACAAGAAGTTTGGCATGCCCCTCACAAG GTTAGAGGCTATCGCAGGCGATGCAGAGCTGCAGGAGAAGTCGTACGCTGACCTGAAGCGGCTGGGAGACCTGCTGCACGACGGCTGCGTCAAGGCTATCGAGGACTACGAGAGGCAGATGAAGGAGAATCCGGAGTTCGATGGCAAGTTCAACATCA GAAAAAAGCGTGGCCCGACCCTAAAACTCTCCACGGTGACGGTAAACGCCCCCTCCATCCTAAGACACGAGGAGGAGATGCTACCCCTCGCCAAGGCCATCCCCGAGGACCCCGAGGAGCGTAAGAAGTTCCGTCTGCCGTGCCGCGCCAAGCTGGCGCACTGGGACGTGGACTGGGCCGTGGAGGAGGACTCGGCGCTGCTGGTGGGGATCTACGAGTACGGGATGGGGAGCTGGGACACTGTGCAGATGGACCCCGAGCTAAACCTGTCAGACAAG ATTCTCCTGGATGAGGATAAGAAGCCCCAGGCCAAACATCTGCAGTCCCGCGCAGAGTACCTCATCAGACTGCTGAACAAGGACCAAGTCAAGAAGGAGGCCTTCGCTGAAGGAAAG GTTGTCAAGAAGGAAAGAAGACCCAGGATGCCCAAAAAGCCCAAAGACCCCACCTCAGTGAAAAGACCCAAGGCCAAGGTGAAGTTTGTGGAGAGGAAAGAGAACGAGGCGCCCATGGATGAACCAAACATGGACTCAGAGGAACATCAGGAACCACTAGAGGAAGGGGAAGTAGAAGACAGCAACGACAAAACTGACATCAAAGTACCGGTCGTGAAGAACAAAGTCAAGAGGCCCAAGAAACCGAAGACACCCAAGATTGTCAAGGAGTCTTCCGATAAGACACCAGCAAAACCCAAGGAGAAGAACAAGAAAGACCTCCTGAACGCTGACCTCGACCCTGACGCGTCACAATCGGTGATAGAAGACATGGATGATCTGGACAAAGAAACCTTCAACATG TGCAAGGAAAGGATGAGACCCGTAAAAAAGGCACTGAAACAGCTGGACAAGCCTGAGGAGGGCCTTACTGAGGAGGAGCAGCTGAACCACACCCGGCAGTGCCTGCTGAAGATAGGTGACCGCATCATGGAGTGCCTGAAGGAATGGACAGAAGCAGAGGAGGTCAAAAAGTGGAGAAA TAATCTTTGGATATTTGTATCCAAGTTCACGGAGTTCGACGCCAGGAAACTCTTCAAACTATACAAACATGCCGTCAAAAAGagggaggaggagaaagag CAGACCAAAGAAAAGACGAAGTCGGCGGCGAGTTCCAACACTGCTGTGAAGAAGGAAGCGTCAGACAGTCACGCACACGCGGGGAAGAGACCCCAGGGCAGCTCCGAAAGGACCTCGGGGTGGGGCAGTGACTCCGCCagcagggacag tTTCACGAGTAACGGCCCGTGGCCCGGCACCAGCACCAGCTCGAGTTACGGCCACACGGCGGCCCGGAGCGGTACTGCAGGCGGGGCCGACAGGTGGGCCCACGACAGGTACCAGCCCGGCAGGGACCCCTTCAGGGAAAG GCACCGTGGGGAGGTGAGCAGTGCGTACAATCGACCGGGATCCCGTGACTACGATTCCCATCGGACGCGGGACTCACGGTACAACGCGGAGCATCGCTGGGACAGAGATCGCGAACGGGACAGGGACAGAGAGCGGGACCACCGGGACAGGGATCGGGGCGATCGGGACTACCGGTCGCGGGACCATCGCGAGCGGGATTCTTCCCGGGACTCTTCGTCGCGCCACCACCGCACAGGCAGCAAGGAGGACGGCGGCAGCGGCGGTTCCCACCGGAGCGCGCGGCCGGATTCCTCGGGGGAGCGCGAGCAGAGGTTGCATCATTCTCAGTCGGACCACAAGCGCAGGAAAAAGGACGAATCCTGGTCATCGGAAGGGAAGAAGAAACGTAAAGACGACCACAGCGGCGGTGGCGTGCACAGGTCCAACGCACAGGAGCACAGAACGAGCAGGGACGATCCTAAGGACCACAGGGCGTTGATCGAACACCGCTCTCCGTTAGAACACCGTTCTCCGTTAGAACACAGGTCGCCCCTGGACCACGGGGATAGAAGTAACGAGAGAACGGACTCCAGACACTGA